Within Streptomyces roseirectus, the genomic segment GAGGACCAGGCCCTGCGGGCAGCCGGGGCCGGCCGGGCGGCGGCGTGCGTGCATGTGGGCGAGAGGCGGTGAGGGCAGTGAGGGCGATGGAAAGCCGGACCCAGAGGCCGACGGACCGGGAGAGGCGCCCGGCAAGCCGGCAGGAGCAGCCGGCGAACCGGGAGGAGCGGCTGGCGAACCGGGAGGGCCGGTCGGTAACGATGGCCCGCGCCCGCTGCCAGGGGCTCCCGCGAGAAGCCGGCCCAGCCCCGCGAACCACGAACGAAACGCCCGCCGCCCGCCGCCCGGGGAACGCGGCGCGGCCCGTCGCCGGGAACCCGTGCCCGGGGAACGCAGCCCGACCCGTCGCCAGGGACCCATGTCCGGGAAACCCGGCCCGACCCGTCGCCAAGGCGGTGTCGTCCCACGGGTTGGCTCGACGGCGCCGAGCCAGAAACCCGGCAGGCAGCCCGCCGAGGCGGTGGTCGGCGCGTCGCATCGGCGTGCCGGTGCCGACGAGTGGCGCGCGCTGCGGCAGGTCGGACAGACCGGCAGCAGCCGCCCCGGCGCCGGCCGTTGGGCCGGCGGCCCACACCGTCGCGCCACCCGGCGGAACGCCAGTCTCGCCTCCCGACGGGACGCCCCCCGTGGCCCGCGCAGACACCCGGCACTCCCCCGAGCACCCCGCACCCGTCACCCCCACTCGCACCCCCACCCCCACTCGCACCCGCACCCGCACCCGCACCCGCACCCGCACCCAAGGAGCCCCCGGTGACCCTTCTGACCGCTGACTCCCTGCACGTCACCTTCCCCGGCCGCCGGGGTGGGGCCCCCGTGCGGGCTGTGGACGGGGTGGAGTTGGTGGTCGGGGCGGGGGAAGTCGTCGCGCTGGTGGGCGAGTCGGGGTGTGGGAAGACGACGTTGGCGCGGGCGTTGCTCGGGCTTGTGCGGCCCAGTGCGGGTGAAGTCACGTTCTCCGGCGCGCCGTTGGCGTACAGCTCGCGGGCGTTGAAGGCGTACCGGCGCAAGGCGCAGCTCGTGTTGCAGGATCCGAGTGGGTCGTTGAATCCCCGGCACACGGTGTACGACGCGGTGGCGGAGGGGCCGCGGATCCACGGGTACGGGGGTGACGAACGCGCGGCGGTGGCGGGGGCGTTGGCGCGGGCGGGGCTGCGTCCCCCGGAGCGGTTCTTCCTGCGCTACCCGCACGAACTGTCCGGCGGCCAGCGTCAACGCGTCGTCATCGCCGGGGCGTTGGTGCTGGAGCCGGAGCTGCTGGTGGCGGACGAGCCGGTGGCGTCCCTCGACGCGTCGGTGCGCGGCGAGATCCTGGCGCTGCTGCTGCGGCTGCGCACGGAGTTGGGGCTCGCGGCCCTCGTCGTCACCCATGACCTCGGTCTCGCGTGGAACATCGCGGACCGGGTCGCGGTGATGTACCTGGGCCGGATCGTCGAGACGGGCACGGTCGACCAGGTCCTGACGGCGCCTCAGCACCCGTACACCCAGGCCCTGTTGTCGGTCCTCCCGGACGCCCCCGGCACCCCCGTCGTCCTCACCGGCGAGCCCCCCGACCCCTCCCGCATCCCCACCGGCTGCCGCTTCCGCGCCCGCTGCCCGGTACTGGCGAGCGGGGAGGCCGAGCGGGCGGGGGTGGCGGAGAGGTGCCGGACGGAGGATCCGGGCGTCCTGGCGGCGACGGGGACCGGGGTGGCCTGTCACTACGCCCGTGAGACCCACGCCCGTGAAACGCCGGTTCCCGGCACCTGAGACCTCCAGGTGCCGGGAACCGGGTGAGCCGGTGACCTACGCCGCGTGGACGATGTCCTTCTCCTCGGCGAAGTGGCACGCCGAGTCGTGTGCGGCCGGGGTGTCCTCGCCGCGGAACCGCTCGGGGATCGCGAGGACCGGGATCTCCTCGGCGCACTTGTCCTGGGCCTTCCAGCACCGGGTGCGGAAGCGGCACCCGGAGGGCGGGTTGGCCGGGGACGGCACGTCGCCGGTGAGGATGATCCGCTCGCGGGTCTCCCGCGCGTCGGGGTCCGGAACGGGGACGGCCGACAGGAGCGCCTGCGTGTACGGGTGCGTCGGGTGCTCGTAGATCTGCTCGTCGGTGCCGATCTCGGCGAGCTTGCCGAGGTACATGACGCCGACGCGGTCCGAGATGTGCCGGACGATCGACAGGTCGTGCGCGATGAAGATGTAGGACAGGTCGAACTCGTCCTGCAGCCCCTCCATCAGGTTGATGACCTGCGCCTGCACGGAGACGTCCAGCGCGGAGACCGGCTCGTCGCAGATGATGACCTCGGGGTTGAGGGCGAGTCCGCGGGCGATGCCGATGCGCTGCCGCTGGCCACCGGAGAACTGGTGGGGGTAGCGGTTGATGTACTCCGGGTTCAGGCCGACGACGTCGAGGAGTTCCTTCACCCGCGCCCGCCGGTCGCCCTTGGGCGCCACCTCGGGGTGGATGTCGAAGGGCTCCCCGATGATGTCGCCGACGGTCATGCGCGGGTTCAGCGAGGTGTACGGGTCCTGGAAGATCATCTGGATGTTCCGGCGGACGGCCTTGAGGGCCTTGCCGGACAGCCGGGTGATGTCCTCGCCCTTGTAGAAGACCTCGCCGGACGTTGCCCGCTCCAGGTTCATCAGGAGCTTGGCGACGGTCGACTTGCCGCAGCCGGACTCGCCCACGATGCCCAGGGTCTCGCCCTTGTAGAGGTCGAAGGTGACCCCGTCGACGGCCTTGACGGCGCCGACCTGGCGCTTGATGACGATGCCCTGCGTCAGCGGGAAGTGCTTGACGAGGTTGCGCACCTGGAGGATCGGCTCCCCCCGGTCGGCGGGGGCCGGCTTCGCGGACTCGGAGACGTCCGGCGTGACGTCCTCGGGCTCGGCGGCCTTGGTCGTCTCAGCCATGGATCGTCTCCTTCCAGAAGTGGCACGCGCTGGTGCGGCCGGGCAGTTCGGCCCCGTCCCGCTCGGTCACCGGGACAAGCGGGGGAAGCTCGGTACGGCAGATGTCCTGCGCGCGGTCGCAGCGCGGGTTGAAGGCGCAGCCCTGCGGGACCTTGAGCAGGTTGGGCGGCAGGCCCTTGATCGCGTACAGCTCCTGGCCCTTCTGGTCCAGGCGCGGGATCGAGTCGAGCAGGCCGCGGGTGTAGGGGTGGGCGGGGCGCTTGTAGAGCTCGTGCACCGGCGCCGTCTCCACGATCCGGCCCGCGTACATCACCGCGATCTTGTCGGCGACGTCCGCGACGACCCCGAGGTCGTGGGTGATGAGGATGAGCCCCATCTGGTACTCGCGCTGGAGCTCCGCGAGCAGGTCCATGACCTGGGCCTGGACGGTCACGTCGAGGG encodes:
- a CDS encoding oligopeptide/dipeptide ABC transporter ATP-binding protein, translating into MTLLTADSLHVTFPGRRGGAPVRAVDGVELVVGAGEVVALVGESGCGKTTLARALLGLVRPSAGEVTFSGAPLAYSSRALKAYRRKAQLVLQDPSGSLNPRHTVYDAVAEGPRIHGYGGDERAAVAGALARAGLRPPERFFLRYPHELSGGQRQRVVIAGALVLEPELLVADEPVASLDASVRGEILALLLRLRTELGLAALVVTHDLGLAWNIADRVAVMYLGRIVETGTVDQVLTAPQHPYTQALLSVLPDAPGTPVVLTGEPPDPSRIPTGCRFRARCPVLASGEAERAGVAERCRTEDPGVLAATGTGVACHYARETHARETPVPGT
- a CDS encoding ABC transporter ATP-binding protein, producing MAETTKAAEPEDVTPDVSESAKPAPADRGEPILQVRNLVKHFPLTQGIVIKRQVGAVKAVDGVTFDLYKGETLGIVGESGCGKSTVAKLLMNLERATSGEVFYKGEDITRLSGKALKAVRRNIQMIFQDPYTSLNPRMTVGDIIGEPFDIHPEVAPKGDRRARVKELLDVVGLNPEYINRYPHQFSGGQRQRIGIARGLALNPEVIICDEPVSALDVSVQAQVINLMEGLQDEFDLSYIFIAHDLSIVRHISDRVGVMYLGKLAEIGTDEQIYEHPTHPYTQALLSAVPVPDPDARETRERIILTGDVPSPANPPSGCRFRTRCWKAQDKCAEEIPVLAIPERFRGEDTPAAHDSACHFAEEKDIVHAA